Proteins encoded by one window of Natronomonas salsuginis:
- a CDS encoding carbohydrate kinase family protein, with the protein MHIVCAGHINWDVRLHVDRLPTPDGEGLIKRRHESGGGSAANVAVGLAELGGASHVLGSVGDDERGAKATRRLEDAGVEPHVRTVGKATTVKYILVDEAGDVALLGTDGANESFGADDLPVATLEGAGALHLTGQDPETAAELARRASPETVVSFDPGRRAADRDYDAVFGHVDLLFVNAREAQAIDVDVPIIVTKLGAKGATWAGPDGVVESPGIDVEAVVDTTGAGDAFAAGFFTAWLDDRDPARALRVANACGALAVGEEGPDANLSWERIETMLDR; encoded by the coding sequence ATGCACATCGTCTGTGCGGGACACATCAACTGGGACGTTCGGCTCCACGTCGATCGGCTGCCGACGCCGGACGGCGAGGGGCTGATCAAGCGACGACACGAATCGGGCGGCGGCAGCGCCGCGAACGTCGCGGTCGGCCTCGCCGAGTTGGGCGGGGCGTCGCACGTTCTCGGCTCGGTCGGCGACGACGAGCGGGGAGCGAAGGCGACGCGACGACTTGAAGATGCGGGCGTCGAACCCCACGTTCGAACCGTCGGGAAGGCGACGACCGTCAAATACATCCTCGTCGACGAAGCCGGCGACGTCGCCCTGCTCGGAACCGACGGCGCAAACGAATCGTTCGGTGCGGACGACCTCCCGGTCGCGACCCTCGAGGGAGCGGGTGCGCTCCACTTGACCGGCCAAGACCCAGAGACGGCGGCCGAACTCGCACGGCGAGCGTCGCCCGAAACCGTCGTCAGCTTCGATCCGGGACGGCGGGCGGCCGACCGGGACTACGATGCCGTCTTCGGACACGTCGATCTACTGTTCGTCAACGCCCGGGAAGCGCAGGCGATCGACGTCGACGTGCCGATAATCGTGACGAAGCTCGGTGCGAAGGGCGCGACGTGGGCTGGACCCGACGGCGTCGTCGAGTCGCCTGGAATCGATGTCGAGGCGGTCGTCGATACAACCGGCGCGGGGGACGCGTTCGCTGCGGGGTTTTTCACCGCCTGGCTCGACGATCGCGATCCGGCCCGCGCACTCCGGGTCGCGAACGCCTGCGGCGCGCTCGCCGTCGGCGAGGAGGGGCCGGACGCGAACCTCTCGTGGGAGCGGATCGAGACGATGCTCGACCGGTGA
- a CDS encoding GNAT family N-acetyltransferase, whose amino-acid sequence MYVRDARNRDEAWLLEHIEAMGLDETAFRSRDYVIAVDEASNTRAGFGRIRVHKVGDEEICELTSIGVLDGWEGQGVGAHVIERLIDGAAAEGFDRVYSLTSAHEYLAQFGFEGVGEADLPEVLADRLDAKRLDLDPDAVPMAIATDGFRMPERLRERFKAAAESEPDSNPEETAEDFGIDPDKATYKYDTGR is encoded by the coding sequence ATGTACGTCCGGGACGCGAGAAACCGCGATGAGGCCTGGCTGTTGGAGCACATCGAGGCGATGGGCCTGGACGAGACGGCGTTTCGATCCCGCGATTACGTCATCGCCGTTGACGAGGCGTCGAACACGCGCGCCGGGTTCGGACGCATCAGGGTCCACAAGGTCGGCGACGAGGAGATCTGCGAGCTGACCAGCATCGGCGTGCTGGATGGCTGGGAGGGCCAAGGCGTCGGCGCACACGTCATCGAACGGCTCATCGACGGCGCTGCAGCCGAGGGGTTCGACCGCGTCTACTCGCTCACGAGCGCCCACGAGTACCTTGCCCAGTTCGGCTTCGAGGGCGTCGGCGAGGCAGACCTTCCCGAGGTGCTCGCCGACCGCCTCGACGCGAAACGGCTCGACCTCGATCCCGACGCGGTCCCGATGGCGATTGCGACCGACGGGTTCCGGATGCCCGAACGGCTCCGCGAACGGTTCAAGGCCGCAGCCGAGTCGGAGCCAGATTCGAACCCCGAGGAGACGGCCGAAGATTTCGGCATCGACCCTGATAAGGCGACGTACAAGTACGACACCGGGCGCTGA
- a CDS encoding nucleoside phosphorylase, translating into MAKQPHLLVESGELADVALVPGDPGRVDRIADHCDDARTVAENREYKLVNATYEGRELSICSTGIGSPSAAIAVEELAAVGVETFIRVGTTGALQSEIEIGDMVVATGAAKDEGTTKRYEDETVPAVPDYGVLSALVDAAETRNAPVHVGPIATDDAFYAESDEYVDGWSEAGLLCVEMEAAALFTLARRKGLAAGAICTVDGNLVEGTQKGETDAEELPEKARDNVGRAIRIALDAVTEL; encoded by the coding sequence ATGGCAAAGCAACCACACCTGTTGGTCGAATCCGGCGAGCTGGCGGACGTTGCCCTCGTGCCCGGAGATCCGGGGCGCGTCGACCGGATCGCCGACCACTGCGACGACGCCCGAACCGTCGCCGAGAACCGCGAGTACAAGCTCGTCAACGCGACCTACGAGGGCCGCGAGCTGTCGATCTGCTCTACGGGTATCGGCTCGCCGTCGGCCGCCATCGCCGTCGAGGAACTGGCCGCGGTCGGCGTCGAGACGTTCATCCGCGTCGGAACGACCGGCGCGCTCCAGTCGGAGATCGAGATCGGCGACATGGTCGTCGCGACGGGCGCGGCCAAAGACGAGGGGACGACGAAGCGCTACGAAGACGAGACGGTTCCTGCCGTCCCCGATTACGGCGTGCTCTCGGCGCTGGTCGACGCCGCGGAGACGCGGAACGCGCCCGTTCACGTCGGTCCCATCGCGACGGACGACGCCTTCTACGCCGAGAGCGACGAGTACGTCGATGGCTGGTCGGAGGCGGGACTACTCTGCGTCGAGATGGAGGCGGCCGCGCTGTTCACGCTCGCCCGCCGGAAGGGGCTCGCCGCGGGCGCGATCTGTACGGTAGACGGTAATTTGGTCGAGGGGACCCAGAAGGGCGAGACGGACGCCGAGGAGCTCCCCGAGAAGGCGAGAGACAACGTCGGGCGCGCGATCCGGATCGCGCTCGACGCCGTGACCGAACTGTAG
- a CDS encoding TrkA C-terminal domain-containing protein, whose protein sequence is MSLAGGQLALVDQLLIDVARVTVLVVTAVATGIVAGFVHRWYAGTRVPDGLSVLVGLSVVALYLNTAGALGEVIGGQVELLAVETAIFNTVTFLLAGVAAVGGGRLGDRLGVGVFAVSGAKSLDSDVSRIVRTVGRVTTVQLPAEIADIDGYDPVDAATKEKLADQTLVFPRRLTLEELRTRFVDRLQTDYGVGHVDVDFAEDATIEYLALGGRESGIGPTLPPGSAALAVRADPPNNASPGDLVQVWTSSDAGSSPSSAPDADAGTDTTADANSKPQRVTNAEIRGTAGDIVTLAVDELDANRLDTDRRYRLVTLPVEARADREFASQLRTAEETMRAVTIGEGSALVGDPIGALDVAIVAVGTADGEIAAIPTRHREIGVGDTLYAIGRPDRLRKVETAANATAGPDVHARSGDGPL, encoded by the coding sequence GTGAGCCTCGCTGGCGGGCAGTTGGCGCTCGTCGACCAACTCCTAATCGACGTCGCCAGAGTGACCGTCCTCGTCGTCACCGCCGTGGCGACCGGGATCGTCGCCGGCTTCGTCCATCGCTGGTACGCCGGGACACGCGTTCCCGATGGCCTGTCGGTGCTCGTCGGCCTGAGCGTCGTCGCGCTGTATCTCAACACCGCCGGCGCGCTCGGTGAGGTGATCGGCGGACAGGTCGAACTGCTCGCGGTGGAGACGGCGATATTCAACACGGTCACATTCTTGCTCGCGGGCGTGGCGGCGGTCGGTGGGGGCCGACTTGGCGACCGGCTCGGCGTGGGCGTCTTCGCTGTCTCGGGCGCGAAGAGCCTCGACAGCGACGTCAGTCGGATCGTTCGAACCGTGGGGCGAGTCACGACAGTCCAGCTGCCGGCGGAGATCGCTGACATCGACGGCTACGATCCGGTGGATGCGGCGACGAAGGAGAAACTCGCCGATCAGACGCTCGTCTTCCCGCGACGCCTGACGCTCGAAGAGCTTCGGACGCGGTTCGTCGACCGGCTCCAGACGGACTACGGCGTCGGTCACGTCGACGTCGACTTCGCCGAGGACGCCACGATCGAGTACCTCGCATTGGGCGGGCGCGAGTCGGGGATCGGCCCGACGCTCCCGCCAGGAAGCGCCGCGCTGGCGGTCCGGGCCGACCCGCCGAACAACGCCAGTCCGGGCGATTTGGTGCAAGTGTGGACGAGCAGTGACGCCGGATCGAGTCCGAGTTCTGCCCCGGACGCGGATGCGGGGACGGACACAACGGCGGATGCGAACTCGAAACCTCAACGCGTGACGAACGCCGAGATCCGCGGGACCGCGGGCGACATCGTGACCCTCGCGGTGGACGAATTGGACGCGAATCGCCTCGATACGGATCGCCGCTATCGCCTCGTCACACTCCCGGTCGAGGCCCGCGCGGACCGGGAGTTCGCCTCCCAACTCCGAACTGCCGAGGAGACGATGAGGGCCGTGACCATCGGCGAGGGGAGCGCCCTGGTCGGGGATCCGATCGGCGCGCTCGACGTCGCGATCGTCGCGGTCGGCACCGCGGACGGCGAGATTGCCGCGATCCCGACCCGCCACCGAGAGATCGGCGTCGGCGACACGCTGTACGCGATCGGTCGACCGGACCGACTGCGGAAAGTGGAAACCGCAGCGAACGCCACGGCGGGGCCCGACGTCCACGCCAGGTCGGGCGACGGACCGCTGTAA
- a CDS encoding ferredoxin encodes MADEPIDPSEIGEGDAPPIEEAPYKIIFEANKCIAAGKCAEVSANWTMDIMTGIAKPAVYFFDESDLEHNIHAAEACPAKKDRGVIHVVDRRTNEEIAPDPNGDGTLSVDW; translated from the coding sequence ATGGCCGACGAACCCATCGATCCGAGCGAAATTGGCGAGGGTGACGCCCCGCCGATTGAGGAGGCTCCCTACAAGATCATCTTCGAGGCGAACAAGTGTATCGCGGCCGGCAAGTGCGCGGAGGTCTCGGCGAACTGGACGATGGACATTATGACTGGGATCGCAAAGCCCGCGGTCTACTTCTTCGACGAATCGGATCTCGAACACAACATCCACGCCGCGGAGGCGTGTCCGGCGAAGAAGGACCGAGGCGTCATCCACGTCGTCGACCGCCGGACGAACGAGGAGATCGCTCCCGACCCGAACGGCGACGGAACGCTCTCGGTCGACTGGTGA
- a CDS encoding NAD-binding protein yields the protein MAATQTTGVGDPSTLLRTRVAVLLTGLVAVLSVITGIVNIGATAISGPLAPYIPEIVARTAGFTGTMTGFLMLLSVYGLQRGYRIAWYSAIFLLPITGLQGLAQSSILSFPLVVTSIVALPTVLVNRDYFVRTVDLSLTQLASLAAILAVQVYGTVGTYALREEFTGVDTVLDAFYFTLVTASTVGYGDLTATSQFGRLFSMSVLLTGVASFGVALGTLLGPLIEARLATALGNMSDKQLDLLENHYIVTGYGDLTEPILEALDGVDAVVIVRDAEDATRLRDRGYEVVTDDPSDEEPLRRLHIERARGLIVATNNDAEDAMAILTARELNPSLRIVAAATDRENVRKLKRAGADAVLSPAVLGGRLLAESAFGTDETERAVDELLGDWENGG from the coding sequence ATGGCGGCCACCCAGACGACCGGTGTCGGCGACCCCTCGACGCTCTTGCGGACGCGCGTTGCGGTCTTGCTCACCGGTCTCGTCGCCGTCCTCTCGGTCATCACCGGCATCGTCAACATCGGTGCGACCGCGATCTCGGGACCGCTGGCCCCGTACATCCCAGAAATCGTCGCTCGAACGGCCGGATTCACTGGGACGATGACCGGCTTTTTGATGCTGTTGAGCGTCTACGGCCTCCAGCGGGGCTATCGGATCGCGTGGTACTCGGCCATCTTCCTGCTTCCGATCACGGGGCTGCAGGGGCTCGCGCAGTCGAGCATCCTGTCGTTCCCGCTCGTCGTGACGTCGATCGTCGCGCTCCCGACCGTCCTCGTCAATCGAGATTATTTCGTCCGCACGGTCGACCTCTCGTTGACCCAACTCGCCTCCCTCGCGGCGATCCTCGCCGTCCAAGTGTACGGCACCGTTGGAACGTACGCGCTCCGTGAGGAGTTCACCGGCGTCGACACGGTTCTGGACGCGTTCTACTTCACGCTCGTCACCGCCTCGACCGTCGGATACGGTGATCTCACCGCCACCTCGCAGTTCGGGCGGCTCTTTTCGATGTCCGTCCTGCTGACCGGGGTCGCGAGCTTCGGTGTCGCCCTCGGTACGCTGCTCGGCCCGCTGATCGAAGCCCGTCTCGCAACCGCACTTGGAAACATGAGCGACAAACAACTCGACCTACTGGAGAACCACTACATCGTCACCGGCTACGGCGATCTGACAGAACCGATCCTCGAGGCGCTCGACGGCGTCGACGCCGTCGTCATCGTGCGCGACGCCGAGGACGCAACGCGGCTTCGGGACCGCGGGTACGAGGTCGTCACCGACGATCCGAGCGACGAGGAACCGCTCCGACGCCTGCACATCGAGCGCGCCCGCGGGCTCATCGTCGCTACGAACAACGACGCCGAGGACGCGATGGCCATCCTGACTGCCCGGGAACTCAACCCTTCGCTTCGGATCGTCGCGGCCGCGACCGACCGCGAGAACGTGCGAAAACTCAAACGCGCCGGGGCCGACGCCGTCTTGAGCCCCGCTGTCTTGGGTGGACGGCTACTCGCCGAGTCGGCCTTCGGAACCGACGAGACCGAACGGGCCGTCGACGAACTGTTGGGCGACTGGGAAAACGGAGGCTGA
- a CDS encoding DUF5813 family protein — protein sequence MSEELPDRAVRAFDGHDAFDRDGRWFEVTTTRFEGRVTADETDDWALGYTLEVRAPMLSTATADEVGPAVEDGWFETYELRLEDAGMAVRQDVEFEDRRVFEEAGDAVAVFAFEWENAGQVPGIAKAITEYVEGTYMEGVVPGYEYRPPVSELLSRARSGSDADGGSGPMPL from the coding sequence ATGAGCGAGGAACTCCCCGACCGAGCCGTCCGGGCGTTCGACGGGCACGACGCCTTCGATCGCGACGGCCGGTGGTTCGAGGTGACGACGACGCGGTTCGAGGGGCGCGTGACCGCCGACGAGACCGATGACTGGGCGCTGGGCTACACGCTGGAGGTTCGCGCCCCGATGCTCTCGACGGCGACGGCGGACGAGGTGGGCCCCGCCGTCGAGGACGGCTGGTTCGAAACCTACGAGCTGCGGCTCGAAGACGCCGGAATGGCGGTTCGACAGGACGTCGAGTTCGAGGATCGACGCGTGTTCGAGGAAGCGGGCGACGCCGTTGCTGTCTTCGCGTTCGAGTGGGAAAACGCCGGCCAGGTGCCGGGCATCGCGAAGGCGATCACCGAGTACGTCGAGGGGACGTACATGGAGGGTGTCGTTCCCGGCTACGAGTACCGTCCACCGGTCTCTGAACTGCTCTCGCGGGCCCGATCCGGGAGCGACGCCGACGGCGGCAGCGGACCGATGCCGCTGTGA
- a CDS encoding potassium channel family protein, whose product MAQPLPVEILLGIYLGVLTGMFPALVSWGLGFIFKYVTGVSIPALGVVVLALALAGINGGLLALNDPAVIQSGSRVIVALIVVMMLAMYAHSKGDAMGASVPKRLSLKKLRERTLSSDVVELVGSRGEVRIEVIGDVTDMEGYPPLSGETRAEIRNGDWRLPADLPISELETRFADRLRTELDLADISVNIDDHGRASVIAAPPLSGISKRVPAGKRAVSVDALVPTGLARGDEVTVLAGETELTGTVIAAKSWIKTDETVKTDGGTDASTPPPTTAAPTTIGGDGRITVAVDRSKASTLLGSTRAKVVVTARGTHREFELISLLRRAGKHLRTVSVKPTGELAGQALGSANVRESYDVAVLAVKRPDGWLVAPRGEADLRAGDELFVVGTRDALDAFEGVVA is encoded by the coding sequence ATGGCGCAGCCGCTTCCCGTCGAGATCCTCCTCGGGATCTATCTCGGCGTGTTAACAGGGATGTTCCCCGCCCTCGTCTCGTGGGGACTCGGGTTCATATTCAAGTACGTGACCGGCGTTTCGATTCCCGCACTCGGCGTCGTCGTGCTCGCTCTGGCGCTGGCGGGGATCAACGGTGGGTTGCTGGCGCTGAACGATCCCGCCGTCATCCAGTCCGGATCCCGGGTTATCGTCGCGTTGATCGTCGTGATGATGCTGGCGATGTACGCCCACTCGAAAGGGGACGCGATGGGGGCGTCGGTGCCGAAGCGGCTCTCGCTGAAGAAACTCCGCGAGCGGACGCTATCGAGCGACGTCGTCGAACTAGTCGGTTCGCGAGGCGAGGTTCGGATCGAAGTCATCGGCGACGTGACCGATATGGAGGGCTACCCGCCGCTGTCCGGGGAAACGCGCGCGGAGATCCGAAACGGTGACTGGCGGCTGCCTGCGGATCTACCGATATCCGAGCTCGAAACGCGGTTCGCCGACCGGCTTCGGACCGAGCTCGACCTTGCGGATATCTCCGTGAATATCGACGATCACGGCCGGGCGTCCGTGATCGCGGCCCCGCCGTTATCGGGGATTTCGAAGCGCGTGCCGGCCGGAAAGCGCGCCGTCTCGGTCGACGCGCTGGTCCCGACCGGGCTGGCCCGAGGCGACGAAGTGACGGTTCTGGCGGGCGAGACCGAGCTCACGGGGACGGTAATCGCCGCGAAGTCCTGGATAAAAACGGATGAGACGGTGAAAACGGACGGAGGAACGGACGCGTCGACGCCCCCACCGACGACCGCCGCACCCACGACGATCGGCGGCGACGGGCGCATCACGGTCGCCGTGGATCGGTCCAAGGCGAGCACGCTGTTGGGATCCACCCGAGCGAAGGTCGTGGTCACGGCGCGGGGAACCCACCGGGAGTTCGAGTTGATCTCGCTGCTTCGTCGCGCTGGCAAGCACTTGCGAACGGTGTCGGTAAAGCCGACGGGGGAGCTAGCCGGCCAGGCGCTCGGGAGCGCGAACGTGCGGGAATCGTACGACGTCGCCGTCCTCGCGGTCAAACGACCCGACGGCTGGCTCGTCGCGCCCCGCGGTGAGGCCGACCTCCGGGCGGGTGACGAGCTGTTCGTGGTCGGAACGCGCGACGCGTTGGACGCGTTCGAGGGGGTGGTTGCGTGA